One window from the genome of Gimesia aquarii encodes:
- a CDS encoding Bax inhibitor-1/YccA family protein, with protein MNNYSPDYYEQDTTAGGGVFAIDAIASERAAFIRKTYMHLAGAIMAFMGLEFILFSSDTLVNGMMNAIGGNWWLVLIAFMGASWVASSMASSAKSLATQYAGLGIYIVAEALIFVPILYIATRLADPTVIPIAAVITLCIFGGLTAYVFVTGADFSFMGGFLTIAMFGAIGIAIGASIFGFSLGLWFAAAMIILMSGFILYDTSNVLHHYSTDQYVSASLALFAAIATLFWYVLRIVMMFSSND; from the coding sequence ATGAATAACTATAGTCCTGATTATTACGAACAGGATACAACGGCTGGCGGAGGTGTTTTTGCCATTGACGCAATTGCCTCCGAGCGAGCCGCTTTTATTCGCAAAACGTACATGCACCTGGCTGGTGCGATCATGGCCTTCATGGGGTTGGAATTTATCCTGTTTAGCAGCGATACTTTAGTAAATGGGATGATGAATGCCATCGGTGGTAACTGGTGGCTGGTATTGATCGCCTTCATGGGCGCGAGTTGGGTTGCCAGTTCTATGGCATCAAGTGCGAAATCTCTCGCAACACAATATGCCGGTTTGGGAATTTATATTGTCGCCGAAGCCCTGATCTTTGTGCCTATCCTTTACATTGCAACTCGATTAGCTGATCCGACAGTCATACCTATTGCTGCGGTTATCACTCTTTGCATTTTTGGAGGGCTGACTGCCTATGTGTTTGTCACAGGGGCAGATTTTTCTTTCATGGGTGGTTTTCTAACCATCGCCATGTTTGGAGCCATTGGTATAGCCATTGGTGCTTCTATTTTTGGATTCTCACTGGGGCTCTGGTTTGCCGCTGCGATGATTATCCTGATGAGTGGCTTCATATTGTATGATACTTCGAACGTGTTACATCATTACTCAACCGACCAGTACGTATCTGCTTCGTTAGCTCTGTTTGCTGCGATTGCTACACTATTCTGGTATGTCTTGCGAATTGTCATGATGTTCTCATCAAACGACTAA
- a CDS encoding hydantoinase B/oxoprolinase family protein has protein sequence MNDLKAENKPKKWEFWIDVGGTFTDCIARSPENDFIPFKTLSSGITKGRVQKISNPTTIVDSSRCDAPAEFWQEYQIEFLNEEGQSLHSAQVTNFDSVNGILNFEPTLPATVKESTSYELSSGEEAPILAIRWILGLKKTDTIPHISVKLGTTRGTNALLTRNGARTAFITTRGFADVLLIGNQDRPRLFDLVIQKPEPLFETTVEIDERITAEGTVLCAPDPKTILQQLQTLKSTGVESLAICLLHSFANPKHEELVARIAEEVGFDEISVSSRLSPLIKIVSRGDTTVMDAYLNPILKDYISKLRTPLKNCDLKLMTSAGGLVDATHFVGKDSILSGPAGGVIGYSCVAEQAGFPKSIGFDMGGTSTDVSRFDGEYEREFETQKAGVRIVAPMLSIETVAAGGGSICGFDGIKLHVGPASAGANPGPACYGRGGPLTVTDLNLYLGKIIPGQFPFALDRTAVEQRLTQLCQEIASSPMGKTYTPHELAEGFLQIANANMVRAIRNISVARGYDPADYVLVSFGGAGSQHACAIARALGIRELLIHPYSGILSAFGIGQADVRRFGQQSVLKPWSAELQQELGIRFQELDQKVKEEVRTEGVPDERIEEPQHSLEMRYLGTDATIQILCVAGQDEPACFEQEHQRLYGYKHEGRAVEVTALRTEVVGRMEEPNLPASQVISRVPDPLKTVETHFQGKTHKTGVYLRDELCPGDQIAGPAIICEAISTVIIDPGFEAEILSRGETLIHETIKNSAAHETISTEADPVMLEIFNNLFASIAEQMGITLQKTSISTNVKERLDFSCAVFSANGDLVVNAPHIPVHLGAMSETVKRIIADNPNLATGDVYVTNDPYRGGSHLPDVTVITPVHDPNSKKLLFFTASRAHHAEIGGIVPGSMPPFSKTLADEGILIRNFKLVDRGISREEDLRSLLLTGEYPSRSVDDNLADISAQVAANNCGVTLLNDLVLRYSIPVVQAYMQHIQRAATEKMQLALAQIEDGLYSFTDHLDHGAPLSVQITIKGTSAVVDFTGTGPVLETNLNANRAIVNAAVLYVFRCLIQEDIPLNSGVLAPIKIILPECFLNPPERETPAKCAAMVGGNVETSQRTVDTLLGALNKAAASQGTMNNLTFGDEKFGYYETICGGSGATAEGVGADAVHTHMTNTRLTDAEIIERRYPVRLHEFSIRKNSGGAGRHPGGNGIIRRIEFLKPLKISLISERRGDYAPFGLEGGTPGQIGENLLQKANETNEQSLGGKFSLSVEAGDLLTIKTPGGGGFGTQA, from the coding sequence ATGAATGATTTAAAAGCCGAAAATAAACCTAAAAAATGGGAATTCTGGATCGATGTGGGAGGGACGTTTACCGACTGTATCGCGCGGTCTCCAGAAAATGATTTCATTCCCTTTAAGACACTTAGTTCGGGTATTACCAAAGGTCGAGTTCAGAAAATCTCTAATCCCACCACCATTGTTGATTCTTCCCGCTGCGATGCCCCGGCAGAGTTCTGGCAAGAGTATCAAATCGAATTTCTGAATGAAGAGGGACAATCCCTGCATTCGGCACAAGTGACGAACTTTGACTCCGTAAATGGTATTTTAAACTTCGAACCTACCCTACCCGCCACGGTCAAAGAATCTACCAGCTACGAGTTGAGTTCAGGAGAAGAAGCCCCCATATTGGCAATTCGATGGATTCTTGGTTTAAAAAAAACAGACACGATCCCTCACATCAGTGTTAAACTCGGAACAACCAGAGGTACGAATGCCCTGCTCACCCGCAATGGAGCCCGTACTGCTTTTATCACAACCAGAGGATTCGCCGATGTCCTGTTGATTGGTAATCAGGATCGTCCCCGTTTGTTCGATCTGGTCATACAAAAACCAGAACCCTTGTTCGAAACAACTGTTGAAATTGATGAGCGCATCACTGCGGAAGGGACTGTGCTCTGTGCACCTGATCCGAAAACAATTCTGCAACAGCTTCAAACTTTAAAATCAACAGGAGTCGAATCACTGGCAATTTGCCTGCTGCACTCGTTTGCGAACCCGAAACACGAAGAACTGGTGGCCCGAATTGCAGAAGAGGTCGGATTTGACGAAATCAGTGTTTCAAGTCGCCTCTCACCGCTTATCAAAATTGTTTCCCGTGGCGATACGACAGTGATGGACGCGTATCTGAACCCGATCCTGAAAGACTATATCAGTAAACTCCGTACGCCTCTAAAAAATTGTGATCTGAAGCTGATGACTTCAGCCGGTGGTCTGGTTGACGCGACTCACTTTGTCGGTAAAGACAGTATCTTGTCCGGTCCGGCTGGAGGGGTAATTGGTTATTCGTGCGTCGCAGAGCAAGCGGGTTTTCCAAAATCCATCGGTTTTGATATGGGTGGTACGAGTACCGATGTCTCTCGCTTCGATGGTGAGTACGAACGCGAATTTGAAACGCAAAAAGCGGGTGTACGAATAGTCGCGCCGATGCTTAGCATCGAAACGGTAGCAGCCGGTGGCGGCAGTATTTGTGGCTTTGATGGTATCAAGCTACATGTCGGACCTGCCAGTGCGGGAGCCAATCCCGGACCCGCCTGCTACGGACGAGGCGGCCCCTTGACCGTAACAGACCTGAATCTCTATCTCGGCAAAATTATTCCCGGCCAGTTCCCGTTCGCACTGGATCGGACTGCAGTTGAACAGAGATTGACTCAACTTTGCCAGGAAATTGCGTCTTCACCAATGGGGAAAACGTACACTCCTCATGAACTGGCAGAAGGATTTCTTCAGATTGCCAACGCGAATATGGTCCGTGCCATTCGCAATATCTCAGTCGCGCGCGGCTATGATCCGGCTGACTATGTGCTTGTCAGTTTCGGTGGCGCCGGCTCACAACACGCATGTGCGATTGCCCGCGCTCTGGGAATTCGAGAATTATTAATTCATCCCTATTCAGGAATTCTGAGTGCATTTGGCATCGGCCAGGCTGATGTGCGACGTTTCGGTCAACAATCTGTTCTTAAACCCTGGTCCGCAGAACTACAACAGGAATTAGGAATCCGATTTCAGGAACTTGACCAAAAAGTAAAAGAAGAAGTCCGTACAGAAGGAGTCCCAGACGAGCGAATTGAAGAGCCACAGCATTCGCTCGAAATGCGCTATCTGGGTACTGATGCGACAATCCAAATTCTCTGTGTAGCAGGCCAAGATGAACCCGCTTGTTTTGAGCAAGAACACCAGCGCCTTTATGGATATAAACATGAAGGGCGCGCTGTTGAAGTGACCGCGCTGCGGACAGAAGTTGTCGGTCGGATGGAGGAACCAAACCTGCCTGCCTCTCAAGTCATTTCACGAGTTCCCGATCCACTGAAAACAGTGGAAACTCATTTTCAGGGAAAGACACACAAAACAGGCGTTTATCTGCGGGATGAACTATGTCCTGGCGATCAGATCGCTGGTCCCGCGATTATCTGTGAAGCGATTTCGACAGTCATTATTGACCCCGGTTTCGAAGCCGAAATATTGTCACGTGGCGAAACGCTGATTCACGAAACGATCAAAAACTCAGCGGCTCATGAAACGATTAGTACCGAAGCCGACCCGGTGATGCTGGAAATTTTTAATAATCTATTTGCCTCTATCGCCGAGCAAATGGGAATTACACTACAGAAGACATCCATTTCGACGAACGTAAAAGAGCGGCTCGACTTTAGTTGTGCCGTCTTTTCAGCCAACGGCGACCTGGTCGTGAATGCCCCTCATATCCCCGTGCACCTGGGAGCAATGAGCGAAACAGTCAAACGAATCATTGCTGATAACCCCAATTTAGCCACTGGAGATGTGTATGTTACCAATGATCCGTATCGAGGTGGTTCGCATCTACCAGATGTCACTGTAATTACTCCCGTCCACGATCCGAATTCAAAGAAATTACTGTTCTTTACGGCCAGTCGCGCACATCATGCGGAAATCGGTGGGATCGTGCCGGGCAGTATGCCACCGTTTTCGAAAACACTCGCCGATGAAGGTATTCTGATTCGGAATTTTAAGCTGGTTGACCGAGGAATTTCACGTGAAGAGGATCTGAGATCCTTACTGCTGACAGGCGAATACCCGTCTCGTTCTGTCGATGACAATCTGGCTGATATCTCTGCACAAGTCGCAGCCAACAATTGTGGTGTGACCTTGCTGAATGATCTGGTTCTTCGCTATTCCATACCGGTTGTGCAAGCTTATATGCAGCACATCCAGCGCGCGGCGACGGAAAAGATGCAACTGGCCCTCGCACAAATAGAAGATGGCCTCTATTCGTTTACCGATCACCTGGATCACGGTGCTCCCTTATCCGTACAAATTACGATTAAAGGGACATCAGCAGTGGTCGATTTTACAGGAACAGGACCAGTACTCGAAACAAACCTGAACGCCAATCGTGCCATTGTGAATGCCGCAGTTTTATATGTCTTTCGCTGTTTGATCCAGGAAGACATTCCTCTCAACAGTGGTGTCTTAGCACCAATTAAGATCATATTGCCAGAATGTTTTTTGAATCCTCCCGAACGGGAAACGCCTGCAAAATGCGCAGCAATGGTGGGTGGCAATGTAGAAACCTCACAACGAACCGTCGATACACTACTTGGCGCCTTGAACAAAGCAGCCGCCAGCCAGGGTACGATGAACAATTTAACGTTCGGCGACGAGAAATTTGGCTATTATGAAACGATCTGCGGAGGCAGTGGTGCCACTGCCGAAGGAGTTGGCGCGGACGCCGTCCATACACATATGACGAATACACGACTCACTGACGCCGAAATCATTGAACGTCGCTATCCGGTGCGATTGCATGAATTTTCCATTCGCAAAAATTCGGGAGGAGCGGGACGGCATCCAGGAGGCAATGGGATTATCCGTCGTATTGAATTTCTGAAGCCTTTAAAAATATCATTGATCTCTGAACGCCGCGGAGATTACGCCCCCTTCGGTCTGGAAGGCGGTACACCAGGCCAGATCGGAGAAAACCTGCTGCAAAAAGCTAACGAAACAAACGAGCAATCGCTAGGCGGTAAGTTTTCTCTGTCAGTTGAAGCCGGTGACCTGTTAACTATTAAAACTCCTGGTGGTGGTGGATTTGGAACACAAGCATAA
- a CDS encoding peptidylprolyl isomerase, with translation MSENRREEVDAALADVDFDKFNYQIVFETSKGKIRMDLYPDVAPGHCRNIIGLTKIGFYDGIIFHRVIPDFVVQVGCPQGTGTGGPGYTIDAEFNNLPHETGVLSMARTNDPNSAGSQFFICLGRVPHLDNQYTVFGKTCDAESEAVVLEIGSVETDHSDRPHEDVQITGSEVVVSEK, from the coding sequence GTGTCCGAAAACCGTCGAGAAGAAGTTGATGCTGCCTTGGCCGATGTTGATTTTGATAAATTCAACTATCAGATCGTCTTTGAAACCAGCAAGGGAAAGATCCGCATGGATCTTTACCCCGACGTTGCACCAGGACATTGCCGTAATATTATCGGTCTCACCAAGATTGGGTTTTATGATGGAATTATATTCCATCGTGTGATTCCTGATTTTGTGGTTCAAGTCGGATGCCCTCAAGGAACTGGTACAGGCGGACCGGGATATACGATTGATGCGGAATTCAACAATCTTCCCCATGAAACGGGAGTGTTGTCGATGGCACGTACGAATGATCCTAATTCAGCCGGTTCTCAATTTTTCATTTGTCTGGGGCGTGTCCCTCACCTGGATAATCAATACACGGTGTTCGGTAAAACCTGTGATGCGGAAAGTGAAGCCGTCGTGTTGGAAATCGGGAGCGTCGAAACTGATCATAGTGATCGCCCTCATGAAGATGTGCAAATCACGGGATCTGAAGTCGTCGTTTCTGAAAAGTAG
- a CDS encoding putative hydro-lyase, with product MNVDRSALQTGTQVRQVCRSGGFTAQTSGLAPGFAQANLVILREQDAIDFREFCERNPKPCPLLEVTEAGDPCPHKLAESSDLRTDLPRYRVWKHGELVEEPTEISHLWQEDLVSFLIGCSFTFESALVKAGLSVRHLDLGVNVPMYRTSINCESAGMFSGPLVVSMRPFKPADAIRAVQITSRFPAVHGAPVHMGFPVQIGIANLNQPDFGDSIPVESDELPLFWACGVTPQAVLMQAKPEFAITHSPGCMFVSDVKEATLAVS from the coding sequence ATGAATGTAGATCGTTCCGCACTACAGACAGGTACACAAGTTCGACAGGTCTGTCGGAGTGGTGGATTCACCGCGCAGACTTCGGGACTGGCTCCTGGCTTTGCTCAGGCAAATTTAGTGATTCTTCGTGAGCAGGATGCCATTGACTTTCGAGAGTTCTGTGAACGAAATCCAAAGCCTTGTCCATTGCTGGAAGTGACCGAAGCCGGTGATCCTTGTCCCCACAAACTAGCTGAAAGTAGTGACCTGCGGACTGACCTCCCTCGCTACCGAGTCTGGAAGCACGGGGAACTGGTAGAAGAACCTACTGAAATTAGTCATCTCTGGCAGGAGGATCTGGTCTCATTTCTAATTGGTTGTTCTTTTACGTTTGAATCAGCGTTAGTCAAAGCAGGGCTATCCGTCAGACATTTAGATCTCGGTGTGAATGTGCCCATGTACCGCACCTCAATCAATTGTGAATCTGCCGGTATGTTTTCTGGGCCGCTCGTCGTTTCAATGCGCCCCTTTAAGCCCGCCGATGCCATTCGCGCGGTTCAAATCACCAGTCGTTTTCCTGCAGTACATGGAGCTCCCGTACATATGGGATTCCCGGTACAGATTGGAATTGCGAACCTCAATCAACCCGATTTTGGTGACTCTATACCAGTAGAATCAGATGAACTGCCCTTGTTCTGGGCCTGTGGAGTAACACCTCAAGCTGTGTTGATGCAGGCAAAGCCAGAATTTGCAATCACACACAGTCCCGGCTGTATGTTCGTTTCTGACGTGAAAGAGGCGACACTGGCAGTCTCTTAG
- a CDS encoding dihydrodipicolinate synthase family protein translates to MAINLSEQLKGVLPPVVTPLTPDRRLDAASAESVYRFMLKQGVHGLFLFGTSGEGPLLGETDREQATEIAVKVIDGSVPLLAGVIAPGTEQIIDQAKVAKSQGADAIVVCPPFYYPASQADMLVHYRTIRESVDIPIFAYDIPVMTKVKIELETLMTLGKEGTIIGVKDSSGDAVSFHRLVASKPPGMKLFTGAEMLVHAVVLAGADGTVPGLANVGPELFVQLYEAAAAENHQEAVRQQEAIVRLFEVFVCPDGTIKVGYVIGAMKTALRLRGVIEHDTLFHPFPVCTPELIERTKGIMEEVGCL, encoded by the coding sequence ATGGCAATTAACCTTTCAGAACAACTAAAAGGTGTTCTCCCTCCCGTAGTCACTCCGTTGACACCAGATCGCAGGCTTGATGCTGCTTCGGCAGAATCAGTTTACCGATTTATGTTGAAACAGGGTGTGCATGGGCTATTTCTATTTGGTACGTCGGGGGAAGGGCCATTGCTAGGAGAGACGGACCGGGAGCAAGCAACAGAAATCGCAGTCAAAGTCATTGACGGCAGCGTCCCTCTCTTAGCAGGTGTGATTGCACCAGGAACTGAGCAAATTATTGACCAAGCGAAAGTTGCCAAATCTCAGGGTGCAGATGCAATCGTCGTTTGCCCTCCCTTTTACTATCCAGCCAGTCAAGCTGACATGCTGGTGCATTATCGTACCATTAGAGAATCTGTTGACATTCCGATTTTTGCTTACGACATTCCCGTGATGACCAAAGTCAAAATAGAGCTGGAAACTCTGATGACCTTGGGAAAAGAAGGCACCATCATCGGAGTCAAAGACTCAAGCGGCGATGCCGTCAGCTTTCACCGTCTGGTCGCTAGTAAACCTCCGGGAATGAAACTATTTACGGGAGCCGAAATGCTGGTACACGCCGTTGTTCTGGCTGGTGCTGATGGAACAGTTCCGGGGCTGGCTAATGTAGGCCCGGAATTATTTGTACAACTTTATGAAGCAGCGGCAGCGGAAAATCATCAGGAAGCCGTTAGACAACAGGAAGCCATCGTCCGATTGTTTGAAGTGTTTGTCTGTCCGGATGGAACCATCAAAGTGGGATATGTGATTGGCGCCATGAAAACAGCCCTGAGGTTGCGCGGGGTAATTGAACACGACACACTGTTTCATCCGTTCCCAGTCTGCACTCCTGAACTGATTGAACGAACCAAAGGCATCATGGAAGAAGTTGGTTGTCTGTGA
- the mch gene encoding methenyltetrahydromethanopterin cyclohydrolase translates to MSGVLNERACRLTEYLLAKAGELKVIPHTLENGASVVDCGIETPAGIQAGLLLARICMSDLGDVQLVPGTLEGQSLPYLQVQTDHAVESCLLSQYAGWKIDVDDFFAMGSGPMRAAAEKEDLYRILAFGESPAKTIGILEANTLPSVNVVEMISEATGINPENITLLVAPTSSIAGNIQVISRSVETALHKLFECEFDVHRIQAAYGTAPLAPVAKDHLSGIGRTNDAILYGSSVTLWVTGDDESLQEIGPSIPSSSAACFGKPFLEVFKEANHDFYEIDPGLFSPAVITFQNLDTGNVFQFGQTNTALLKNSFGF, encoded by the coding sequence ATGAGTGGAGTTTTAAACGAACGCGCCTGCCGACTGACAGAATACCTGCTGGCAAAAGCCGGTGAGCTGAAAGTCATTCCACATACACTGGAGAATGGTGCCAGCGTCGTTGATTGTGGAATTGAAACTCCCGCTGGCATTCAAGCCGGTTTATTACTCGCCAGAATCTGCATGTCCGATCTCGGAGATGTACAACTCGTTCCGGGCACACTGGAAGGACAATCGCTACCCTATTTGCAGGTACAAACTGACCACGCCGTCGAATCCTGTCTGCTCAGTCAGTACGCGGGCTGGAAAATTGATGTCGATGATTTTTTTGCAATGGGGTCTGGTCCAATGAGGGCAGCTGCTGAAAAAGAAGACTTATATCGAATACTGGCGTTTGGTGAGTCACCTGCCAAAACGATAGGTATTCTAGAAGCAAATACGCTTCCCAGCGTGAACGTAGTCGAAATGATCTCAGAAGCAACAGGCATTAATCCTGAAAATATTACTCTGCTCGTGGCTCCCACATCGAGTATCGCAGGCAATATCCAGGTCATTTCCCGCTCGGTTGAAACCGCCCTGCATAAACTATTTGAATGCGAGTTCGACGTCCATCGTATTCAGGCAGCTTATGGTACAGCTCCTCTGGCCCCTGTTGCGAAAGATCATCTGTCGGGCATTGGACGTACAAACGACGCGATTCTCTATGGAAGTTCGGTGACACTCTGGGTTACAGGCGACGATGAGTCTCTCCAGGAAATTGGCCCTTCGATTCCCTCCAGTTCGGCTGCCTGTTTTGGAAAACCGTTTCTCGAAGTCTTCAAAGAAGCAAACCACGATTTCTACGAAATCGATCCCGGCCTTTTCAGCCCAGCAGTCATTACCTTTCAAAATCTCGATACTGGAAACGTTTTTCAGTTTGGCCAAACAAATACCGCATTGTTGAAAAACAGTTTTGGTTTCTGA
- a CDS encoding ATP-grasp domain-containing protein produces the protein MRIALLGNQESWYCKKLSDAANACGHASFRLEFRDLASHVLETQQEHFFSYEAESSHIKLNDFDCLIIRTMPPGSLEQVVFRMDLLGRLEHSGVTVFNSPRSIECAVDKYLTTSRLAAAKLPVPTTAVCESSEAAMQQFQQMGGDVVVKPLFGSEGRGIFRISDPDLAYRSFRTLERTQAVIYLQQYISHPGFDIRILILNGNVIGAIRRHSNNDFRTNLSRQAHAEPYLPNDYEAELAVRAAELTHAEFAGVDLLYRSHSPNECYVLEVNAVPGWRGFQSVTKVDVASLVIEYLEQKRNNVGSAQS, from the coding sequence GTGCGGATCGCCCTTCTTGGAAATCAGGAAAGCTGGTACTGTAAGAAGCTGAGCGATGCTGCCAATGCATGCGGACATGCATCTTTCCGACTGGAATTCCGTGATTTAGCCTCTCATGTTTTGGAAACGCAACAGGAGCATTTTTTTAGTTATGAGGCGGAAAGTAGCCATATAAAGCTGAACGACTTTGATTGCCTCATTATTCGCACGATGCCCCCTGGCTCGTTAGAGCAAGTCGTTTTCCGCATGGATCTTTTAGGACGCCTGGAACATTCGGGAGTCACCGTCTTCAATTCACCTCGATCAATTGAGTGTGCGGTTGATAAATATCTGACCACATCACGTCTGGCAGCAGCGAAGCTACCAGTGCCCACGACGGCTGTTTGTGAATCATCTGAAGCAGCCATGCAGCAATTTCAACAAATGGGAGGTGATGTTGTTGTCAAACCCTTGTTTGGCTCCGAAGGTCGAGGCATCTTTCGTATTAGTGATCCCGATCTCGCCTACCGTTCCTTCCGCACTCTGGAACGTACACAAGCAGTAATATATCTGCAACAATACATTTCACATCCCGGCTTTGATATTCGTATTCTGATTCTCAATGGAAACGTAATCGGTGCAATCCGCCGTCACAGCAATAATGATTTTCGCACTAATCTTTCACGGCAAGCACATGCTGAACCCTACCTTCCTAACGACTACGAGGCAGAACTAGCGGTTCGCGCCGCGGAATTAACACATGCCGAATTTGCGGGCGTAGACCTACTTTATCGATCACATTCGCCAAATGAATGCTACGTATTGGAAGTCAATGCGGTTCCTGGTTGGCGCGGCTTTCAATCTGTAACAAAAGTGGATGTCGCGTCTCTAGTAATTGAATATCTGGAACAAAAACGAAACAATGTAGGTTCAGCACAAAGTTAA
- a CDS encoding inositol monophosphatase family protein has product MELNTLLTALQTHLPEILRWSGAIAKRLRHFNIAVENKSSGSALTDALTLADLTLQELIVAALRDRDPIFLECRMEAEEKTGDLSRFSEDSPYVLSIDPIDGTKQYRDKTADGYCVMIHLRDSETVHYSLVYVPETGDQGTWVEAVHQRVVCGPDDLNRPAREVLDAMPTIDSQSRPDSNRIYLIGFQDKDTSNAQLVTEAGLKGVPPEEMPGSIYDHLATGEFGGSLIHTPNVYDFPVSLHIARILGGDAVWVHNGVSVNFHEHWLDDRADMLRLPGITACSANPQTLEILCQLAKDWSQIRYED; this is encoded by the coding sequence ATGGAACTAAACACACTCTTAACTGCTTTACAAACTCATTTACCCGAGATTCTGCGGTGGTCAGGCGCTATTGCCAAACGTTTAAGGCACTTCAATATCGCCGTTGAAAATAAATCATCGGGTAGTGCACTGACAGATGCATTGACTCTGGCTGATTTGACTCTGCAAGAATTGATTGTAGCCGCACTCCGTGACCGCGATCCGATTTTCCTGGAATGCAGAATGGAGGCAGAAGAAAAAACAGGAGACCTTAGCCGTTTTTCAGAGGACTCTCCATACGTTCTCTCAATTGACCCAATAGATGGCACCAAGCAGTATCGCGATAAAACAGCTGACGGTTATTGTGTAATGATCCATCTACGAGATAGTGAAACCGTCCACTACTCACTGGTCTATGTCCCGGAAACTGGCGATCAGGGAACATGGGTTGAAGCCGTTCATCAACGGGTGGTGTGTGGCCCCGATGATTTGAACCGTCCGGCGCGTGAGGTTCTGGATGCCATGCCGACCATCGATTCGCAGTCAAGACCAGACTCAAATCGAATATACCTGATCGGCTTTCAAGACAAAGATACTTCGAATGCCCAACTCGTGACCGAAGCGGGGCTAAAAGGAGTTCCTCCAGAAGAAATGCCGGGCAGTATTTATGACCATCTAGCGACGGGAGAATTTGGAGGTTCCTTGATCCATACGCCCAACGTTTACGATTTTCCGGTCTCATTACACATTGCGCGGATTCTCGGTGGCGATGCCGTCTGGGTACACAATGGAGTTTCCGTGAATTTCCATGAACATTGGCTGGACGATCGAGCTGACATGTTGCGTTTGCCAGGGATTACGGCCTGCAGTGCCAATCCTCAAACCTTAGAGATTCTTTGCCAGTTGGCGAAAGACTGGAGTCAAATTCGTTATGAAGATTGA
- a CDS encoding class I SAM-dependent methyltransferase, with amino-acid sequence MTPLSSPQKTGKKRIRLKKSLKSLIEFRGGNQVDQGQFQSTTRKLYDGPAGAVLYLASKLSLHDPLVGRIIKTRRFDVTEFRSILDIGSGAGQILGHLLRETHPEARLVACDLSHQMLKRARNRMDSQRPNYLSADLTNLPFLDESFDCVTCGWVLEYVTDPRHGLSEIYRVLQPGGSLFLLATEDKFSGMLNSRTWKCRTYNRVELEQAFEDSGLPWKEQLWFTPIHQFLKLGGIIVEATKPTEPATTSIQSS; translated from the coding sequence ATGACTCCATTAAGTTCTCCTCAAAAAACTGGTAAAAAACGGATACGCTTAAAAAAATCATTGAAATCACTGATAGAATTTCGCGGTGGAAATCAAGTTGATCAAGGTCAGTTTCAATCTACGACGCGAAAACTCTATGATGGCCCTGCAGGAGCGGTTCTTTATCTAGCGAGTAAACTATCACTGCATGACCCGCTTGTTGGTCGAATTATCAAAACTCGCCGTTTTGATGTCACAGAGTTTCGCAGCATATTGGATATCGGTTCTGGAGCAGGGCAGATTCTGGGGCATCTACTTCGTGAAACACATCCGGAAGCAAGGCTGGTAGCCTGCGATTTATCACATCAGATGTTAAAACGTGCCAGAAATCGGATGGATAGCCAGCGTCCCAACTATCTTTCAGCTGACCTCACGAATCTACCTTTTCTGGATGAATCGTTTGATTGTGTTACCTGTGGCTGGGTATTGGAGTACGTAACAGATCCAAGGCATGGGTTATCAGAGATTTATCGTGTGTTGCAGCCGGGGGGAAGTCTGTTTCTGTTAGCAACCGAGGACAAATTCTCCGGGATGTTAAACAGCCGCACCTGGAAATGTCGTACTTATAACCGTGTCGAACTGGAACAAGCGTTTGAGGATTCGGGGTTGCCTTGGAAAGAACAACTCTGGTTCACACCAATTCATCAGTTTTTGAAGCTGGGAGGGATCATTGTTGAAGCTACCAAGCCAACAGAACCAGCGACGACTTCCATTCAATCTTCATAA